A section of the Streptomyces sp. SCL15-4 genome encodes:
- a CDS encoding sodium:solute symporter has protein sequence MAVDYTVIVVYLAGMLAMGWWGMRRAKSKSEFLVAGRRLGPAMYSGTMAAIVLGGASTIGGVGLGYRYGLSGAWMVLTIGLGLLALSVFFSARIARLKVYTVSEMLDLRYGGRAGVISGVVMWAYTLMLAVTSTIAYATIFDVLFDVNRTVAIVIGGAIVVAYSTLGGMWSITLTDMVQFVVKTIGVLLLLLPIAVVKAGGFAEMRAKLPASYFDPLGIGGETIFTYVLIYTFGMLIGQDIWQRVFTARSDRTARWGGTVAGTYCLAYAVAGAVIGTAAKVLYPELGSPDDAFATIVKDELPVGVRGLVLAAALAAVMSTSSGALIACATVANNDIWSRLRGLAKRSGEHEEHDEVAGNRAFILVMGLAVIGTAIALNNVVEALTVAYNLLVGGLLVPILGGLLWKRGTARGALAAVGVGGLAVIGLMAGYGILANEPVYYGLSASLVAYVAVSLATRPTDEAVLAAWRERLAGRSSELPSETVPAHQ, from the coding sequence ATGGCCGTCGACTACACAGTGATCGTCGTCTATCTCGCCGGCATGCTGGCGATGGGCTGGTGGGGCATGCGCCGCGCCAAGTCCAAGAGCGAGTTCCTGGTGGCGGGCCGCCGCCTGGGCCCGGCCATGTACTCCGGCACCATGGCGGCGATCGTCCTCGGCGGCGCTTCCACCATCGGCGGCGTGGGCCTCGGCTACCGGTACGGCCTGTCCGGCGCCTGGATGGTCCTCACCATCGGCCTCGGCCTCCTCGCCCTGTCCGTGTTCTTCTCCGCCCGCATCGCCCGCCTGAAGGTCTACACCGTCTCCGAGATGCTGGACCTGCGCTACGGCGGCCGGGCGGGCGTGATCTCGGGCGTGGTCATGTGGGCGTACACCCTCATGCTCGCGGTGACCTCCACCATCGCCTACGCCACCATCTTCGACGTGCTGTTCGACGTGAACCGCACGGTGGCGATCGTCATCGGCGGCGCGATCGTCGTGGCGTACTCCACCCTCGGCGGGATGTGGTCCATCACCCTGACCGACATGGTGCAGTTCGTCGTCAAGACGATCGGCGTGCTGCTCCTGCTGCTGCCCATCGCGGTGGTCAAGGCGGGCGGCTTCGCCGAGATGAGGGCGAAGCTGCCGGCCTCCTACTTCGACCCGCTGGGCATCGGCGGCGAGACGATCTTCACCTATGTGCTGATCTACACGTTCGGCATGCTGATCGGCCAGGACATCTGGCAGCGCGTGTTCACCGCCCGCAGCGACCGCACCGCCCGCTGGGGCGGCACGGTGGCCGGGACCTACTGCCTGGCCTACGCCGTGGCCGGCGCGGTGATCGGCACGGCCGCCAAGGTGCTCTACCCGGAGCTGGGCAGCCCCGACGACGCCTTCGCCACCATCGTCAAGGACGAACTCCCCGTCGGAGTGCGCGGCCTGGTGCTGGCCGCCGCCCTGGCCGCCGTGATGTCGACCTCCTCCGGCGCCCTGATCGCCTGCGCCACGGTCGCCAACAACGACATCTGGTCCCGGCTGCGGGGCCTCGCCAAGCGCTCCGGGGAGCACGAAGAACACGACGAGGTCGCCGGCAACCGCGCCTTCATCCTGGTCATGGGCCTCGCCGTGATCGGCACCGCGATCGCGCTGAACAACGTGGTCGAGGCGCTCACCGTGGCGTACAACCTGCTCGTCGGCGGCCTGCTGGTGCCCATCCTCGGCGGCCTGCTGTGGAAGCGCGGCACGGCCCGCGGCGCGCTGGCCGCCGTCGGCGTCGGCGGCCTGGCCGTCATCGGCCTGATGGCCGGCTACGGCATCCTCGCCAACGAGCCCGTCTACTACGGCCTGTCGGCCTCCCTCGTGGCCTACGTCGCCGTCTCCCTGGCCACCCGGCCCACCGACGAGGCGGTGCTCGCCGCCTGGCGCGAGCGCCTCGCCGGGCGGTCTTCCGAACTCCCGTCCGAAACGGTCCCGGCTCACCAGTAG
- the speB gene encoding agmatinase: MSSNETPRGPVDSSRVPRYAGPATFARLPRLDEVGTADVAVVGVPFDSGVSYRPGARFGGNAIREASRLLRPYNPAQDASPFALAQVADGGDIAVNPFNINEAVETVEAAADDLLGTGARLMTLGGDHTIALPLLRSVAKKHGPVALLHFDAHLDTWDTYFGAEYTHGTPFRRAVEEGILDTSALSHVGTRGPLYGKQDLTDDEKMGFGIVTSADVYRRGADEVADQLRQRIGDRPLYISIDIDCLDPAHAPGTGTPEAGGMTSRELLEILRGLASCNLVSADVVEVAPAYDHAEITSVAASHTAYELTTIMSRQIAAARKDAEAK, from the coding sequence ATGAGCAGCAACGAGACGCCCCGCGGCCCCGTCGACTCCTCCCGCGTCCCGCGGTACGCCGGCCCCGCGACCTTCGCCCGGCTGCCCCGCCTGGACGAGGTCGGCACCGCCGATGTCGCCGTGGTGGGCGTGCCGTTCGACTCCGGCGTCTCGTACCGGCCGGGCGCCCGCTTCGGCGGCAACGCCATCCGTGAGGCGTCCCGGCTGCTGCGCCCGTACAACCCGGCGCAGGACGCCTCCCCGTTCGCCCTGGCGCAGGTCGCCGACGGCGGTGACATCGCGGTGAACCCGTTCAACATCAACGAGGCCGTGGAGACCGTCGAGGCCGCCGCCGACGACCTGCTCGGCACCGGCGCCCGCCTGATGACCCTCGGCGGCGACCACACCATCGCCCTGCCGCTGCTGCGCTCGGTCGCGAAGAAGCACGGCCCGGTGGCCCTGCTGCACTTCGACGCCCACCTGGACACCTGGGACACCTACTTCGGCGCCGAGTACACCCACGGCACGCCGTTCCGCCGCGCGGTGGAGGAGGGCATCCTCGACACCTCGGCCCTCTCCCACGTCGGCACCCGCGGCCCGCTGTACGGCAAGCAGGACCTCACCGACGACGAGAAGATGGGCTTCGGCATCGTCACCTCGGCGGACGTCTACCGCCGCGGCGCCGACGAGGTGGCCGACCAGCTGCGCCAGCGCATCGGCGACCGCCCGCTGTACATCTCCATCGACATCGACTGTCTGGACCCGGCGCACGCGCCCGGCACCGGCACTCCGGAGGCGGGCGGCATGACCTCCCGCGAGCTGCTGGAGATCCTGCGCGGGCTGGCGTCCTGCAACCTGGTGTCGGCCGATGTCGTCGAGGTGGCGCCCGCGTACGACCACGCCGAGATCACCTCGGTCGCGGCCTCCCACACGGCCTACGAACTGACCACCATCATGAGCCGCCAGATCGCCGCGGCCCGGAAGGACGCTGAAGCGAAGTGA
- a CDS encoding thiamine pyrophosphate-binding protein translates to MTHDHDLVLRPTPAQITAALNPPPGRNGGDLVVETLAGLGATTVFGLPGQHALGMFDALRRSSLRYIGLRVENNAGFAADAYGRVTGEAAPLLLSTGPGALTSLAALQEAAAASAPVLAISSQVPVAGLGGARKGYLHELPDQSASFRGVVKSVHTVRSQSQIPSAIAAAWKSALTAPHGPVWVEIPQDVLLAPAALPVVTAMDATPDDLVPRPELTALAADLLSRAVRPAVIAGGGVVRSDASGKLRLLAEKLNAPVVTTFGGKGAFPWNHPLSLQSWLEDRHMTDFLEDADVLLVVGSGLGELSSNYHTFAPRGRVIQIEADLGKLESNHPAVGIHADARTALQALLETTQERRDESAPERVRELLAKVAARIDGQNLTLEQNVLSAVRRSLPAGSPSFWDMTILAYWAWSAFDAQGPNLMHSAQGAGGLGYGFPAALGAAAADPTRPVLAVSGDGGALYSIAELATAKQYDLPVTWLVIDDGGYGILREYMTDAFGEPTATELHRPDYVALSESFGVTATHTTPETLQQDLTRALSTPGPSVVVLPAVLRMFAPTHLD, encoded by the coding sequence GTGACCCACGACCACGACCTGGTACTCCGCCCCACGCCGGCGCAGATCACCGCCGCCCTGAACCCTCCCCCGGGGCGCAACGGCGGAGACCTGGTCGTGGAGACGCTGGCCGGGCTCGGCGCGACGACGGTCTTCGGCCTGCCCGGCCAGCACGCCCTCGGCATGTTCGACGCCCTGCGCCGCTCCTCGCTGCGCTACATCGGCCTCAGGGTGGAGAACAACGCGGGCTTCGCGGCCGACGCGTACGGCAGGGTCACCGGCGAGGCGGCCCCGCTGCTCCTGTCGACGGGCCCGGGCGCGCTGACGTCGCTGGCCGCGCTCCAGGAGGCGGCGGCGGCCAGCGCGCCGGTGCTGGCGATCAGCAGCCAGGTCCCGGTGGCGGGCCTGGGCGGGGCCCGCAAGGGATATCTCCACGAACTCCCCGACCAGTCGGCCTCGTTCCGGGGCGTGGTGAAGTCGGTCCACACGGTCCGCAGCCAGTCCCAGATTCCGTCGGCGATCGCGGCGGCCTGGAAGTCGGCGCTGACGGCTCCGCACGGCCCGGTGTGGGTGGAGATCCCGCAGGACGTGCTGCTGGCTCCGGCCGCGCTGCCGGTGGTGACGGCGATGGACGCCACCCCGGACGACCTGGTCCCGCGCCCCGAACTGACGGCGCTGGCCGCCGACCTGCTGTCGCGTGCCGTCCGCCCGGCGGTCATCGCGGGCGGCGGGGTCGTACGGTCGGACGCCTCGGGCAAGCTGCGGCTGTTGGCGGAGAAGCTGAACGCGCCGGTGGTGACGACGTTCGGCGGCAAGGGCGCGTTCCCGTGGAACCACCCGCTCTCCCTCCAGTCCTGGCTGGAGGACCGGCATATGACGGACTTCCTCGAGGACGCGGACGTCCTGCTGGTGGTCGGCTCGGGCCTCGGCGAACTCTCCTCGAACTACCACACGTTCGCGCCGCGGGGCCGGGTGATCCAGATCGAGGCCGACCTCGGCAAACTGGAGTCCAACCACCCGGCCGTAGGCATCCACGCGGACGCCCGCACGGCCCTCCAGGCCCTGCTGGAGACGACGCAGGAGCGCCGGGACGAGTCGGCACCGGAGCGCGTGCGCGAGCTGCTGGCCAAGGTGGCGGCCCGGATAGACGGGCAGAACCTGACCCTGGAACAAAACGTCCTGTCGGCCGTCCGCCGATCCCTCCCCGCCGGCTCCCCGTCCTTCTGGGACATGACGATCCTGGCGTACTGGGCCTGGTCGGCGTTCGACGCGCAGGGCCCGAACCTGATGCACTCGGCCCAGGGCGCGGGCGGCCTCGGCTACGGCTTCCCGGCGGCCCTCGGCGCGGCGGCGGCCGACCCGACCCGCCCGGTCCTGGCGGTCTCCGGCGACGGCGGAGCGCTGTACTCGATCGCCGAACTGGCCACGGCCAAGCAGTACGACCTCCCCGTCACCTGGCTGGTCATCGACGACGGCGGCTACGGCATCCTCCGCGAATACATGACGGACGCCTTCGGCGAACCGACGGCCACGGAACTCCACCGCCCGGACTACGTGGCCCTGTCGGAGTCCTTCGGCGTGACGGCCACCCACACGACTCCGGAAACCCTGCAACAGGACCTGACCCGGGCCCTGTCCACCCCGGGCCCGTCGGTGGTCGTACTCCCGGCGGTCCTGCGCATGTTCGCCCCGACTCACCTGGACTGA
- a CDS encoding ATP-binding protein — MPPGPVSGGRHARRPAGREIGVRLAWYEGRLRVEVADASRARPPPKTAAADDGQGRGLAIISALSMRWGRCPRLSLPACGQSR, encoded by the coding sequence GTGCCACCCGGCCCGGTCTCCGGCGGGCGGCACGCCCGGAGGCCGGCAGGCCGGGAGATCGGTGTCCGCCTCGCCTGGTACGAGGGCCGGCTGCGCGTGGAGGTCGCCGACGCCAGCCGGGCCCGGCCGCCGCCGAAGACGGCGGCGGCCGACGACGGACAGGGCCGTGGCCTCGCCATCATCAGCGCCCTCTCGATGCGCTGGGGCCGCTGTCCCCGGCTGTCGCTGCCGGCCTGTGGTCAGTCCAGGTGA
- a CDS encoding UTRA domain-containing protein, translating into MRSRMPGAQEAERLESPAGVPVVLVARTAFDSEGLAVEVNEMVLDSSAYDLDYDFEA; encoded by the coding sequence ATCCGGTCCCGGATGCCCGGCGCGCAGGAGGCCGAGCGGCTGGAGTCGCCGGCGGGCGTGCCGGTCGTACTCGTCGCGCGTACCGCCTTCGACTCCGAAGGGCTCGCCGTCGAGGTCAACGAGATGGTGCTGGACTCGTCGGCCTACGACCTGGACTACGACTTCGAGGCCTGA
- a CDS encoding serine hydrolase, which produces MTHRTTGRAGALAAVVSAALLIPAVAAATPAAAATPAVTCTSAKAGLAAKLKKDITSALAGRKGTVAVGLYDRSTKTTCTLRATSAYDSASTVKVTVLATLLWDAKKHNRYLTSTEQSLAKAMITKSDNDATSKLWKQLGMTKIKGFLKAAGMTKTVPGTGGYWGLTQENVNDEQKLLQLVTAKNSVLSDNSRDYIQKLMGQVVSSQRWGTPAGAPSSVSVHVKNGWLQRSTHGWRVHSLGTFKGAGHDYVITVLTQDNSTMNYGVTTIQNVAKAIHKDLVPATTGVTRFTPTSQPREAFVAAPPQG; this is translated from the coding sequence ATGACTCACCGGACCACCGGCCGGGCCGGCGCGCTCGCGGCCGTCGTCAGTGCCGCGCTGCTCATACCCGCCGTCGCCGCCGCCACTCCGGCCGCCGCCGCCACCCCGGCCGTGACCTGTACGTCGGCCAAGGCGGGCCTCGCCGCCAAGCTGAAGAAGGACATCACCTCCGCCCTCGCCGGCCGCAAGGGCACCGTCGCCGTCGGCCTGTACGACCGCAGCACCAAGACCACCTGCACCCTGCGGGCCACCAGCGCCTACGACTCGGCCAGCACCGTCAAGGTGACCGTGCTCGCCACGCTGCTGTGGGACGCCAAGAAGCACAACCGGTACCTGACGAGCACCGAGCAGTCGCTCGCCAAGGCCATGATCACCAAGTCCGACAACGACGCGACCAGCAAGCTCTGGAAGCAGCTCGGCATGACGAAGATCAAGGGCTTCCTCAAGGCCGCCGGCATGACCAAGACCGTGCCGGGCACGGGCGGCTACTGGGGCCTGACCCAGGAGAACGTCAACGACGAGCAGAAGCTGCTCCAGCTCGTCACCGCCAAGAACAGCGTGCTGAGCGACAACTCCCGCGACTACATCCAGAAGCTGATGGGCCAGGTCGTCTCCTCGCAGCGCTGGGGCACCCCGGCCGGCGCGCCGTCCTCCGTCTCCGTGCACGTCAAGAACGGCTGGCTGCAGCGCTCCACGCACGGCTGGCGCGTGCACAGCCTGGGCACCTTCAAGGGCGCCGGCCACGACTACGTGATCACCGTGCTGACGCAGGACAACAGCACCATGAACTACGGCGTGACCACCATCCAGAACGTTGCCAAGGCCATCCACAAGGACCTGGTGCCGGCCACGACCGGTGTCACCCGCTTCACTCCGACCAGCCAGCCGCGCGAGGCGTTCGTCGCCGCGCCGCCGCAGGGCTGA
- a CDS encoding esterase-like activity of phytase family protein, with protein sequence MRLRTVFAGLAAGLAAVTSPTAAGPAAAHSPGNHACSPYVVLDRFSDALDKTTYEGTYTGNLSALAVDRDGSLAALGDRSSLFRLDARTLRPKAVVRLADEKGADLDSEGLAVDRDGTRLVSSETEPSVRRYGPAGEILDRLPVPAALRVAPAGRATANQTFEGLTLLPGGRTLLASMEYAIAGDSAGIVRFQTWRRHRGHFTPAAQYAYRTDPGLGVPEVQATPDGRLLVLERGFTAGVGNTVRLYLADARHATDTAGIENLTGQSGVRLVKKTLLADIAACPSLGATARQPQPNPLLDNIEGMTVTGRDAKGRLKVLLVSDDNQNPAQTTRFYYLRVRT encoded by the coding sequence ATGCGCCTGAGAACCGTATTCGCCGGCCTCGCCGCCGGCCTGGCGGCGGTCACCTCCCCGACCGCCGCCGGGCCCGCCGCCGCCCACTCGCCGGGCAACCACGCCTGTTCGCCGTACGTCGTCCTCGACCGCTTCTCCGACGCGCTCGACAAGACGACGTACGAGGGCACGTACACCGGCAACCTCTCCGCACTCGCCGTGGACCGGGACGGCTCGCTCGCGGCCCTCGGGGACCGCTCGTCGCTGTTCCGGCTGGACGCCCGTACCCTCCGGCCGAAGGCGGTCGTCCGCCTCGCCGACGAGAAGGGCGCCGACCTCGACTCCGAGGGCCTGGCCGTCGACCGCGACGGCACCCGGCTGGTGTCCTCCGAGACCGAGCCGTCCGTACGCCGCTACGGCCCCGCCGGCGAGATCCTGGACCGGCTCCCGGTGCCCGCCGCCCTCCGGGTCGCCCCGGCCGGCCGGGCCACCGCCAACCAGACCTTCGAGGGCCTGACCCTGCTGCCCGGCGGCCGCACCCTGCTGGCCTCCATGGAGTACGCGATAGCGGGCGACTCCGCCGGGATCGTCCGCTTCCAGACCTGGCGGCGCCACCGCGGACACTTCACGCCCGCCGCCCAGTACGCCTACCGCACCGACCCCGGCCTCGGCGTCCCCGAGGTCCAGGCCACCCCCGACGGCCGCCTCCTCGTCCTGGAGCGCGGCTTCACCGCCGGCGTCGGCAACACCGTCCGCCTCTACCTCGCCGACGCCCGCCACGCCACCGACACCGCCGGCATCGAGAACCTGACGGGCCAGAGCGGCGTACGGCTGGTGAAGAAGACCCTGCTGGCCGACATCGCGGCCTGCCCGAGCCTCGGCGCCACGGCCCGGCAGCCCCAGCCCAACCCGCTGCTGGACAACATAGAGGGCATGACGGTCACCGGCCGCGACGCCAAGGGCCGCCTGAAGGTCCTCCTGGTCAGCGACGACAACCAGAACCCGGCCCAGACGACCCGCTTCTACTACCTGCGGGTACGCACCTGA
- a CDS encoding ABC transporter ATP-binding protein: MAAQRGWAGRLAGYAWRYPKDVVLALGSSLAGMAVMAVVPLITKVIIDDVIGDHSRAMGPWAGALIGAAVLVYVLTYVRRFYGGRLALDVQHDLRTAMYATITKLDGRRQDELSTGQVVGRATSDLQLIQGLLFMLPMTIGNVLLFLISLGIMASLSLPLTLVALAVAPALGWIARRSRTKLHPATWYAQAQAAAVAGVVDGAVSGVRVVKGFGQEEQETNKLREVGRRLFAGRLRTIRLNSRYTPALQAVPALGQVAMLALGGWLAVHGHITLGTFVAFSTYLAQLVGPVRMLAMVLTVGQQARAGTERVLELIDTEPTLADGTKELPADAPATVEFDDVTFGYDDKRPVLTGISFEIRPGETLAVVGSSGSGKSTLSLLLPRFYDVHRGAVLVGGHDVRELSLDSLRAAIGLVPEDSFLFSDTVRANIAYGRPDATDEEIEAAARAAQADRFIAELPDGYATKVGEHGLTLSGGQRQRIALARALLTDPRLLVLDDATSAVDARVEHEIHEALKHVMRGRTTLLIAHRRSTLNLADRIAVLDGGRLADIGTHDELQERSALYRRLLTDPDELGGVSPGRARPAAPADDTSVRDELDAEFDAERGVTPRLWTGDREPKDQALAGTPATPELLAQVEALPPATDTPDIDEGRATLPEDSYGLRRLLRGFWPPLLVSLALVAVDAGAGLLLPVLIRHGIDSGVTRMAIGAVWAASLLALLTVLVQWAAQIAETRMTGRTGERVLYTLRLKIFAQLQRLGLDYYERELTGRIMTRMTTDVDALSSFLQTGLVTAFVSVVTFFGIMVALLVLDVRLALVVFATLPPLAVATFFFRRASVKAYELARERVSGVNADLQETVAGLRIVQAFRRERDGGRRFAERSDGYRRARVRGQRLISVYFPFVQLLSSVAAASVLIAGAHRVQAATLTTGALVAYLLYIDLFFAPVQQLSQVFDGYQQATVSLGRIQELLREPTSTETADAPLEVLSLRGDIAFEDVRFAYGDEEEALTGIDLRIPAGQTVAFVGETGAGKSTLVKLVARFYDPTGGRVTADGTDLRDLDLTSYRHRLGVVPQEAYLFPGTVRDAIAYGRPDATDAEVEAAARAVGAHEMIAGLPGGYLHEVAERGRNLSAGQRQLIALARAELVDPDVLLLDEATAALDLATEAQVNRATDRLAGRRTTLVVAHRLTTAARADRVVVMDHGRVAEDGTHEELLARGGRYAELWRTFVGRPEPEEPVGAAR; this comes from the coding sequence GTGGCAGCGCAACGGGGATGGGCCGGGCGGCTCGCGGGATACGCCTGGCGGTATCCGAAGGACGTCGTCCTGGCCCTCGGCTCCTCCCTCGCCGGCATGGCGGTGATGGCCGTCGTCCCCCTGATCACCAAGGTGATCATCGACGACGTGATCGGCGACCACAGCCGCGCCATGGGCCCCTGGGCGGGCGCGCTCATCGGCGCCGCCGTCCTCGTCTACGTCCTCACCTACGTCCGCCGCTTCTACGGCGGCCGGCTCGCCCTGGACGTCCAGCACGACCTGCGCACCGCGATGTACGCCACGATCACCAAGCTGGACGGCCGCCGCCAGGACGAGCTGTCCACCGGGCAGGTCGTCGGCCGCGCCACCAGCGACCTCCAGCTGATCCAGGGCCTGCTGTTCATGCTCCCGATGACCATCGGGAACGTCCTGCTCTTCCTGATCTCGCTGGGGATCATGGCGTCGCTGTCGCTGCCGCTGACCCTGGTCGCCCTCGCCGTCGCCCCCGCCCTCGGCTGGATCGCCCGGCGCAGCCGCACCAAGCTCCATCCGGCCACCTGGTACGCGCAGGCGCAGGCCGCCGCCGTGGCCGGCGTGGTCGACGGCGCGGTCAGCGGTGTGCGCGTGGTGAAGGGCTTCGGGCAGGAGGAGCAGGAGACCAACAAGCTCCGCGAGGTCGGCCGCCGGCTGTTCGCGGGCCGGCTGCGCACGATCCGCCTGAACAGCCGGTACACCCCGGCGCTCCAGGCCGTCCCGGCGCTCGGCCAGGTCGCCATGCTGGCCCTCGGCGGCTGGCTCGCCGTCCACGGCCACATCACGCTCGGCACCTTCGTGGCCTTCTCCACCTACCTGGCCCAGCTCGTCGGCCCGGTCCGGATGCTCGCGATGGTGCTCACGGTCGGCCAGCAGGCCCGGGCCGGCACCGAACGCGTGCTGGAGCTGATCGACACCGAGCCGACGCTGGCGGACGGCACCAAGGAGCTGCCCGCCGACGCGCCCGCGACCGTCGAGTTCGACGACGTGACCTTCGGCTACGACGACAAGCGCCCGGTCCTCACGGGCATCAGCTTCGAGATCCGGCCCGGCGAGACCCTCGCCGTCGTCGGCTCCTCCGGCTCCGGCAAGTCCACCCTCTCGCTGCTGCTGCCGCGCTTCTACGACGTCCACCGGGGCGCCGTCCTGGTCGGCGGCCACGACGTGCGCGAACTGTCCCTGGACTCCCTGCGGGCCGCCATCGGACTCGTCCCCGAAGACTCGTTCCTCTTCTCCGACACCGTCCGGGCCAACATCGCCTACGGCCGCCCGGACGCCACCGACGAGGAGATCGAGGCAGCCGCCCGCGCCGCCCAGGCGGACCGTTTCATCGCCGAGCTGCCCGACGGCTACGCCACCAAGGTCGGCGAACACGGCCTGACCCTCTCCGGCGGCCAGCGCCAGCGCATCGCACTCGCCCGCGCCCTGCTCACCGACCCGCGGCTGCTGGTCCTGGACGACGCCACCTCGGCCGTCGACGCCCGCGTGGAGCACGAGATCCACGAGGCGCTGAAGCACGTGATGCGGGGCCGCACCACCCTGCTCATCGCCCACCGCCGCTCCACCCTGAACCTCGCCGACCGCATCGCCGTCCTGGACGGCGGCCGGCTCGCCGACATCGGCACCCACGACGAACTCCAGGAGCGCTCGGCCCTGTACCGCAGGCTGCTCACCGACCCGGACGAGCTGGGCGGTGTCTCCCCGGGCCGCGCCCGCCCGGCCGCGCCCGCCGACGACACCTCCGTCCGCGACGAGCTGGACGCCGAGTTCGACGCCGAGCGGGGTGTGACCCCCCGGCTGTGGACCGGCGACCGCGAGCCCAAGGACCAGGCGCTCGCCGGCACCCCGGCCACCCCGGAACTGCTCGCCCAGGTCGAGGCGCTGCCCCCGGCCACCGACACCCCGGACATCGACGAGGGCCGCGCGACGCTGCCCGAGGACTCCTACGGCCTGCGCCGCCTGCTGCGCGGCTTCTGGCCGCCGCTGCTGGTGAGCCTGGCCCTGGTCGCGGTGGACGCGGGCGCGGGCCTGCTGCTGCCGGTGCTGATCCGGCACGGCATCGACTCCGGCGTGACGCGGATGGCGATCGGCGCGGTCTGGGCGGCCTCCCTGCTCGCCCTGCTGACCGTCCTGGTGCAGTGGGCCGCGCAGATCGCCGAGACCCGGATGACCGGCCGCACCGGCGAACGCGTGCTCTACACCCTGCGGCTGAAGATCTTCGCGCAGCTCCAGCGGCTCGGCCTGGACTACTACGAGCGCGAGCTGACCGGCCGGATCATGACGAGGATGACCACGGACGTCGACGCGCTGTCGTCCTTCCTCCAGACGGGCCTGGTCACCGCGTTCGTCTCGGTCGTCACCTTCTTCGGCATCATGGTCGCCCTGCTGGTCCTCGACGTGCGGCTCGCGCTCGTCGTCTTCGCCACCCTGCCCCCGCTGGCCGTGGCCACCTTCTTCTTCCGCCGGGCCAGCGTGAAGGCGTACGAGCTGGCCCGCGAGCGGGTCTCGGGGGTCAACGCCGACCTCCAGGAGACGGTGGCCGGGCTGCGGATCGTGCAGGCGTTCCGGCGCGAGCGGGACGGCGGCCGGCGGTTCGCCGAGCGCAGCGACGGCTACCGGCGCGCCCGCGTGCGCGGCCAGCGGCTGATATCGGTGTACTTCCCGTTCGTCCAGCTGCTGTCCTCGGTCGCGGCGGCGTCCGTGCTGATCGCGGGCGCGCACCGGGTCCAGGCGGCCACCCTCACCACCGGCGCCCTGGTGGCCTACCTGCTCTACATCGACCTGTTCTTCGCGCCCGTCCAGCAGCTCTCCCAGGTCTTCGACGGCTACCAGCAGGCCACCGTCTCGCTGGGCCGCATCCAGGAGCTGCTGCGCGAGCCGACGTCCACCGAGACCGCCGACGCCCCGCTGGAGGTCCTGTCGCTGCGCGGCGACATCGCCTTCGAGGACGTGCGGTTCGCCTACGGCGACGAGGAGGAGGCGCTCACCGGCATCGACCTGAGGATCCCGGCCGGGCAGACGGTCGCCTTCGTCGGCGAGACGGGCGCGGGCAAGTCGACGCTGGTCAAGCTGGTCGCGCGGTTCTACGACCCGACCGGCGGGCGGGTCACGGCCGACGGCACGGACCTGCGCGACCTGGACCTCACCTCCTACCGGCACCGGCTCGGCGTGGTCCCGCAGGAGGCGTACCTCTTCCCGGGCACCGTCCGCGACGCCATCGCCTACGGCCGGCCCGACGCCACCGACGCCGAGGTGGAGGCGGCGGCCCGGGCGGTCGGCGCGCACGAGATGATCGCCGGGCTGCCGGGCGGCTATCTGCACGAGGTGGCCGAGCGCGGCCGGAACCTCTCGGCGGGCCAGCGCCAGCTGATCGCCCTCGCCCGCGCCGAACTCGTCGACCCGGACGTGCTGCTGCTGGACGAGGCCACGGCCGCTCTGGACCTGGCCACCGAGGCGCAGGTCAACCGGGCCACCGACCGGCTGGCGGGCCGTCGTACCACGCTGGTGGTGGCGCACCGGCTGACCACCGCGGCCCGTGCCGACCGGGTGGTGGTGATGGACCACGGCCGGGTCGCCGAGGACGGCACCCACGAGGAGCTGCTGGCCCGCGGCGGCCGGTACGCCGAGCTGTGGCGGACCTTCGTCGGCCGGCCGGAGCCGGAGGAACCGGTCGGCGCGGCCCGTTGA